TCCGTGGCAGAAATAGATGCCAAGCGTATACCGGTGAAACGTACCGTACTGGATATCAGGGAAACATCCGGTGATCTTGTATTCTGGGCCACAGATACCACGAAGATCAAACCTGGTACCTATACATTCGACATCTTCGTGAAGAATAACGGCGGGCAGAAAACTTTTCAAAAGAGGAAGCTGGTATTGCGCCTTCCTAAGCCGTATGAGCCTTATGAATTCGATGATATCACTGGTAAACGTAAGGACCCCAACAATGGCGGTATCATTCGTCCGAATTTGTCTAATGTGAAGGACATGCAGAACAATCCGCTGGCACCCGAGAATGTAACCGTATATTTTAAGAAAACAGGTACTGCGAAGAATTCGGTTTCCTTTAAATTCTTTGATAAGGACTCGCTGCCGATCCGGCTGTCGTCGTTTAATATCACCCGTTGGGATAGTCTTAGTTACTTCAGCAATACCATACAGCAGAAAGTGTTTTTCGGGTTTAACCGGAAGATGACTCAGGACAGCACAGTGGTAACATGGGATATCACTAACCCTTATCCGGTGCTGGCAGATGTAGGTATTAATGAACAGGCTACGATAGGATTTACTTACGAAAGGGTTTCCTATGGTATACGCACACAGGCGAGCATAGGACTGTCGTTTGCCATATTTGAAGCCGGTAGCTGGGATATCATCATGAAGTTTAAAGTGAATCCCAGGTTCATTAATGACTAACCAGGTAACCTTATTCCGAAACATTTAAAAATTCGTGCCATGAGTAAACGGTACATAAACATATTGGCCCTGCTGCTGTTGTTACTAACGGGAACGGACATACTATATGCCCAGCAGGCCATCACCATCAAAGGCAGGGTTACTGATGCGGGCAGTAAAGAGGGGATACCGGGCGTGACCATCATCGACATAAAAAATAACAAAGGACTTGGTGTAACAGATGCCTCCGGCCGTTTCACCATTACTACAGATCCGGAACGTACCATACAGTTCAGGTATATCGGATACCGGTTTGAAACGCTGAAAGCCGGCAAAGCAACTACATTGAATGTGACGCTAACGCCGGAAAATAAATCGCTGAAAGAGGCGGTAGTAGTAGGTTATCAGAAGCGTACCAAAGAAACGGTATCGGGATCCGTGGCCGTTATTTCCGGGAAAGATTTGCAGGATGTGCCTGTGTCCAATATACAGGAACTGCTGCAGGGTAAAGTAGCCGGTCTGAATATCCAGAATAATACCGGCGCGCCCGGTTTTCGTGGTACCATTGCCGTTAGAGGCGTTTCGCAGCTGAACGTAAGCGGTAGTGGTGATCAGACTTACCTTGCTACCAACAACCCCTTGCTGGTAATCGATAACGTACCGGTAGATTTTGACGGCGGTATTTCGCAATCTATGCTGCAGCCGGGAGCCGCTACTGGTCCGCTGGCGCTGATACCTCCTGAGGATGTACAATCGATCGAGGTAATGAAGGATGCCCAGGCAACAGCGCTGTACGGCTCCCGTGGCGCCAATGGGGTAATAGTAGTGACTACAAAAAGAGGTAATTCGCCCACTCCGATCATAGACGTTAATAGCAGTATT
The genomic region above belongs to Chitinophaga sp. 180180018-3 and contains:
- a CDS encoding DUF5007 domain-containing protein, whose product is MNKRIYVHVITGILAIATTSCYKQMVPKEKEHFSNNANFDGDTYNANFGRTNVFYGKFNPDYSTQPLTFTLQNIQRPDGTPATELQEQINTLQWKAYYSGTETSVAEIDAKRIPVKRTVLDIRETSGDLVFWATDTTKIKPGTYTFDIFVKNNGGQKTFQKRKLVLRLPKPYEPYEFDDITGKRKDPNNGGIIRPNLSNVKDMQNNPLAPENVTVYFKKTGTAKNSVSFKFFDKDSLPIRLSSFNITRWDSLSYFSNTIQQKVFFGFNRKMTQDSTVVTWDITNPYPVLADVGINEQATIGFTYERVSYGIRTQASIGLSFAIFEAGSWDIIMKFKVNPRFIND